A window of Streptomyces broussonetiae genomic DNA:
AGGACATCCGCGCGGGCCTGCGGGAACTGCTCACGGGGCTGCTGGGCCGGTAAAACCCCTGGTGGGGCGGATGCTCTTCGACGAAGATACGGACATGACAACGGAACGCCGAGAGCCCGCCCAGACCGCGGGTGAGCGCGCCATGCTGGAAGGCTGGCTGGACTATCACCGCCGCACACTCGCCTGGAAGTGCGAGGGCCTGACCGACGAGCAGCTGCGCACCGCGTCGGTGCCGCCCTCGGAGCTGTCCCTCATGGGGCTGGTGCGGCACATGGCGGAGGTGGAACGGAGCTGGTTCCGCAAGGTGTTGGTGGGCGAGGACCCCGGTCCGATCTACTGCACCGACGAGGATCCGGACGGCGAGTTCCATCTCACCGAGGCCGACACCTGGGACGAGGCGTACGCGGCCTGGCAGGCGGAGATCGGGATCGCGCGGCAGAACGCGGCCGGCTTGGGGCTCGACGACATGTCCCGGGGGAAGAGCAGGTTCACGAGCACGCCGTTCAACCTGCGCTGGA
This region includes:
- a CDS encoding DinB family protein — protein: MTTERREPAQTAGERAMLEGWLDYHRRTLAWKCEGLTDEQLRTASVPPSELSLMGLVRHMAEVERSWFRKVLVGEDPGPIYCTDEDPDGEFHLTEADTWDEAYAAWQAEIGIARQNAAGLGLDDMSRGKSRFTSTPFNLRWIYTHMIEEYARHNGHADLIRERIDGSAGD